From Pseudanabaena sp. PCC 6802, one genomic window encodes:
- a CDS encoding calcium-binding protein — MANFTGTVANDSYTATPAGDNALGLGGNDTLIGNSGQDTLNGNADNDMLFADSNSSTAGGNDSLFGGQGSDTLVGARFGFSGDQLLGNRGEDLMIASTNGGNTLFGGQGNDTIYGSVSNNNVMNGDLADDVLIAGLGGDRMLGGEGNDTLIGGAGSENMFGELGADQFQFFSAVPNDLSVFTGAEQVVRSRGGFGGGDTIFDFSTGDTISISQLDRDATVSVTTNSAGAAVITIAGTASDGQPANQTITVVGVTRDQLLSPGSQLVAINGSFITSLDTVNSGDTSVFTVGGGTSGGGVNGKSLVGTPVADSFSPEAGVATLANGILLQTTVNDDILTGNGGDDFMDAGAGNDRINGGDGSDTLIGNVGFDTLTGGDASVDIFRFVNFTPGEVDVVTDYRGAADDDVVEISAAGFGGTLIAGQVFANPGAGVLGVNFEHDDGAGAPASAAALGYSLGISSFYYDNLGGGLYFDRDGAGLGTDWVLFAQLSPVPAVVEGVNSSSDIRIGV, encoded by the coding sequence ATGGCTAATTTTACTGGAACTGTAGCAAACGATAGTTATACCGCGACCCCCGCTGGCGACAATGCTCTAGGTTTGGGCGGCAACGATACGCTCATAGGCAATAGCGGTCAAGATACTTTGAATGGTAACGCCGACAACGACATGTTGTTTGCCGATAGCAACTCCTCTACCGCAGGTGGAAACGATAGCCTGTTTGGCGGTCAAGGTAGCGATACTTTAGTAGGCGCTCGCTTTGGTTTCAGTGGCGACCAGTTGTTGGGTAACCGAGGTGAAGACCTGATGATCGCCTCTACCAATGGTGGCAACACTCTCTTCGGCGGTCAAGGTAACGACACCATCTATGGCAGCGTCTCCAATAATAATGTGATGAATGGAGATTTAGCCGATGACGTTCTGATCGCTGGTTTAGGTGGCGATCGCATGTTGGGTGGTGAAGGCAACGACACTCTCATCGGTGGCGCTGGCAGCGAAAATATGTTTGGCGAACTAGGTGCCGATCAATTCCAATTCTTCAGTGCAGTACCCAACGATCTGTCTGTCTTCACAGGTGCAGAACAGGTAGTCAGAAGCAGAGGCGGTTTCGGTGGCGGCGACACGATTTTTGACTTCAGCACGGGTGACACCATCTCCATCAGCCAGTTAGATCGAGATGCTACGGTGAGCGTCACCACAAACTCCGCTGGTGCTGCCGTAATTACCATTGCTGGTACGGCAAGTGACGGCCAGCCTGCCAACCAAACAATTACAGTGGTTGGTGTCACTAGAGATCAGCTTTTGAGTCCCGGCTCTCAACTAGTAGCGATTAATGGCAGTTTTATTACTTCCTTAGATACAGTCAACTCGGGCGATACATCCGTATTCACGGTTGGTGGTGGCACCTCAGGTGGTGGCGTTAATGGGAAGAGTCTAGTAGGTACCCCTGTAGCTGATTCCTTCTCGCCTGAAGCTGGTGTTGCCACTCTAGCGAATGGGATTTTGTTGCAAACCACAGTCAACGATGACATTCTTACTGGTAATGGTGGCGATGATTTCATGGATGCTGGAGCGGGCAACGACAGAATTAATGGCGGCGATGGTTCTGACACTCTGATTGGTAATGTTGGCTTCGACACGCTCACGGGTGGTGATGCCTCAGTGGATATCTTCCGATTTGTCAACTTCACACCTGGTGAAGTGGATGTAGTCACTGACTACAGGGGTGCAGCAGATGACGATGTGGTTGAAATCAGTGCGGCTGGCTTTGGTGGCACGCTGATCGCCGGTCAAGTCTTTGCTAACCCTGGAGCTGGAGTGCTAGGTGTCAACTTCGAGCACGATGACGGTGCGGGTGCACCTGCTAGTGCCGCTGCCCTCGGTTATTCGCTGGGAATTTCATCCTTCTACTACGACAACTTAGGTG
- a CDS encoding calcium-binding protein, whose protein sequence is MANFTGTVANDSYTATPAGDNALGLGGNDTLIGNSGQDTLNGNADNDMLFADSNSSTAGGNDSLFGGQGNDTLVGARFGFSGDQLLGNRGEDLMIASTNGGNTLFGGQGNDTIYGSVSNNNVMNGDLADDVLIAGLGGDRMLGGEGNDTLIGGKGSDNMFGELGADQFQFFSAVPNDLSVFTGPEQVVRSRGGFGGGDTIFDFSTGDTISISQLDRNATVSITTNSAGAAVITIAGTASSGEPANQTITVVGVTRDQLLSPGSQLVAINGSFITSLDTVNSGDTSVFTVGGSTSGGGVNGKSLVGAPTADSFSPDPGVATTAAGILLQTTVNDDILTGNAGADFMDAGAGNDSINGGSENDTLIGNTGFDTLTGGTGADIFRFVNFSLSPEEIDTLTDYRRTGDGDIIEISASAFGGSLVAGQAGAFAPALPGQFGFRAVAGGLTGINAATPIGISTIGYDTNGGGLYFDQDGGGLGTTYVQFAQLSPVPGAANAPNAASVHIIA, encoded by the coding sequence ATGGCTAATTTTACTGGAACCGTAGCAAATGACAGCTACACTGCGACCCCCGCTGGCGACAATGCTCTAGGTTTGGGCGGCAACGATACGCTCATAGGCAATAGCGGTCAAGATACTTTGAATGGTAACGCCGACAACGACATGTTGTTCGCCGATAGCAACTCCTCTACCGCAGGTGGAAACGATAGTCTGTTTGGCGGTCAAGGTAACGATACTTTAGTAGGCGCTCGCTTTGGCTTCAGTGGCGACCAGCTTTTAGGTAACCGAGGTGAAGACCTCATGATCGCTTCTACCAATGGTGGCAACACTCTCTTCGGCGGTCAAGGAAATGACACCATCTATGGCAGCGTCTCCAATAATAATGTGATGAATGGAGATTTAGCCGATGACGTTCTGATCGCTGGTTTAGGTGGCGATCGCATGTTAGGCGGCGAAGGTAACGACACCTTGATTGGTGGTAAAGGCAGTGACAATATGTTCGGCGAGTTAGGTGCCGATCAATTCCAATTCTTTAGCGCAGTTCCCAACGATCTATCCGTCTTCACGGGGCCAGAGCAGGTCGTTAGAAGCAGGGGTGGCTTTGGTGGCGGTGACACTATCTTTGACTTCAGCACGGGTGACACCATCTCTATCAGTCAGCTAGATCGAAATGCCACGGTTAGTATCACTACAAATTCTGCTGGTGCTGCTGTAATTACGATCGCTGGTACGGCTAGCAGTGGAGAACCTGCCAACCAAACAATTACAGTAGTTGGTGTCACTAGAGATCAGCTTCTAAGTCCTGGCTCTCAACTCGTGGCGATTAATGGCAGTTTCATTACTTCCCTGGATACAGTCAACTCGGGCGATACATCTGTATTCACCGTTGGTGGTAGCACCTCTGGTGGTGGTGTCAATGGGAAGAGTTTAGTAGGTGCTCCTACAGCTGATTCTTTCTCTCCCGATCCTGGCGTAGCAACTACGGCTGCTGGGATTCTGTTGCAAACCACAGTCAACGACGACATTCTCACTGGTAATGCTGGTGCTGATTTCATGGATGCTGGAGCTGGCAATGACAGCATCAATGGTGGCAGTGAAAATGACACCCTAATCGGCAATACTGGCTTTGATACGCTTACGGGTGGTACCGGAGCTGATATCTTCAGATTTGTGAACTTCTCTCTCTCACCTGAGGAAATTGATACGCTCACCGACTACAGGCGGACTGGGGATGGAGATATCATCGAAATCAGCGCCAGCGCTTTTGGTGGTTCGCTCGTTGCCGGCCAAGCCGGAGCATTTGCCCCTGCTCTTCCCGGACAATTTGGGTTCCGAGCCGTTGCCGGTGGTCTGACGGGTATTAACGCCGCAACTCCAATTGGGATTTCGACGATTGGCTACGATACCAATGGTGGTGGCCTCTACTTTGACCAGGATGGCGGTGGATTGGGCACGACTTACGTGCAGTTCGCGCAGCTATCTCCCGTTCCTGGTGCTGCTAATGCCCCCAATGCTGCATCGGTTCACATTATTGCGTAG
- a CDS encoding murein hydrolase activator EnvC family protein — translation MNKLRSRTLKLPGRVYTSLKLCLWGCLLVAIALLMPIQLVQAQSVKDLQNYQQQVEQQKQILQKQQEQIKNLAKPAQDRLDALRQNVVITEAQIQQNTLRLEKAEAAFKQSQANLQKFEFALKQKRVATATRLRYLQRQQDGRWWVLLLGSRDLQQFSDRRRQLSRIYQSDRALLASLKGNTDKIEEQYNRIAAQKNDIALLNQKLAYQKANLEAEATAQNYIVDRLKSDRRALEAAEERLTRDSQQITSLILAKTQPAPGIVIIPGTGQMMYPTVGPITSPFGWRMHPILGYEKFHAGMDFGAEYGSIIYAADSGTVIFAGWYGGYGNAVIIDHGNRITTLYGHASELYVREGQSVQKGQPIAAVGSTGFSTGPHLHFEVRSNGEPTDPAPFL, via the coding sequence ATGAATAAGTTGCGATCGAGGACATTAAAGTTACCTGGGAGGGTTTATACCTCACTCAAACTATGTTTGTGGGGCTGTCTTTTAGTGGCGATCGCTCTACTGATGCCGATCCAGTTGGTGCAGGCACAGTCCGTTAAGGATCTACAGAACTACCAGCAGCAGGTCGAGCAACAAAAACAAATTCTCCAAAAGCAGCAGGAGCAAATTAAAAACCTGGCCAAGCCCGCTCAAGATCGGCTGGATGCATTACGCCAAAATGTTGTCATCACAGAGGCGCAAATTCAGCAAAATACTCTGAGGCTAGAAAAGGCGGAAGCGGCATTCAAACAATCTCAGGCAAACTTACAGAAGTTTGAATTTGCCTTGAAGCAAAAGCGCGTTGCTACAGCTACACGCCTGCGCTACCTCCAACGCCAACAGGATGGACGATGGTGGGTGTTGCTGCTTGGCAGTCGCGATCTGCAGCAGTTTAGCGATCGCCGCCGCCAGTTAAGTCGCATTTACCAGAGCGATCGCGCTTTACTGGCATCTCTGAAAGGAAATACGGACAAAATCGAGGAGCAATACAATCGCATTGCCGCTCAAAAAAATGACATTGCCCTGCTTAACCAAAAGCTAGCTTATCAAAAAGCCAATCTAGAAGCTGAAGCCACAGCTCAGAACTATATTGTCGATCGACTCAAGAGCGATCGACGCGCACTGGAAGCGGCGGAAGAGAGATTAACTCGGGACTCCCAACAAATTACGTCGCTAATTCTTGCCAAGACTCAGCCCGCACCGGGTATCGTAATTATTCCCGGCACGGGACAGATGATGTACCCCACAGTTGGCCCGATTACCAGCCCGTTTGGCTGGCGGATGCATCCCATTCTGGGCTACGAGAAATTTCATGCGGGTATGGACTTTGGCGCTGAATATGGCAGCATCATCTACGCTGCCGATAGCGGGACGGTTATTTTTGCTGGTTGGTATGGCGGCTATGGTAACGCGGTAATCATCGATCACGGTAACAGGATTACCACGCTTTACGGTCACGCCAGCGAACTTTACGTGCGGGAGGGACAATCAGTGCAAAAGGGACAACCGATCGCCGCAGTTGGTTCTACGGGTTTCTCCACGGGGCCACACTTGCACTTTGAAGTACGGAGCAATGGCGAACCAACCGATCCCGCACCTTTCTTGTAA
- a CDS encoding GspE/PulE family protein, protein MRFPPTPNSVWQQLRNNDIQSCQEALALLIDEQNMVKLDLLDSELNYRFFAEFENRNLLPPVVPLLLWRSCYYLGSPREIDRAEICRMSDRTLTEIKIIPISAESYRLWFRKQNIPSQNSINSAPLINPLTGEAEQADIGEVTDLYLSQAVDQTRRINALIAVALQNRASDIHMEPTQDGLRIRYRIDGILRDIKTLPLELSRKIIVALKVMCDMDIAESRRPQDGRIGKNYTSSENLELGLDMRVSTLPCVGGEKAVIRLLPRENPFSGHIDSLGFTPRALSIYETWLRQPQGLVIMTGPTGSGKTSTLYTSLQMVATEQVNVCTVEDPVEYILPNITQTQVHEAAGMTFAAGLRAILRQDPDVIMVGEVRDPETAETVIRAALTGHLVLSTMHTNDAASAIPRLKDLGPDPGLISDALLGIVAQRLVRKVCRYCAQPHTPSNAELQILGLDPAAASHNWQRGKGCDRCFNTGYLGREAVVELIDVNDSIRQIIYEGSITQMNYYLSEVEFDSFRLAAIDKVNSGITTVEEVQRVLPRSALQYKTSPTLFPIQPPNVKLVK, encoded by the coding sequence ATGAGATTTCCACCTACTCCTAATTCGGTTTGGCAGCAACTGAGGAACAATGACATCCAATCTTGTCAGGAGGCGCTCGCTCTTTTAATAGACGAGCAGAATATGGTGAAGCTCGACTTACTAGACTCCGAACTAAATTATCGTTTCTTTGCCGAGTTTGAGAATCGCAATCTGTTACCGCCAGTCGTGCCATTACTGCTATGGCGCAGTTGTTACTATCTGGGCAGCCCCAGGGAGATCGATCGCGCAGAAATTTGCCGCATGAGCGATCGCACGCTGACAGAAATTAAAATTATCCCCATTTCAGCCGAAAGCTATCGACTGTGGTTCCGCAAGCAGAATATCCCCAGCCAGAATAGCATCAACTCCGCGCCATTAATTAACCCGCTCACAGGTGAAGCAGAACAGGCTGACATTGGCGAAGTTACCGATCTATATCTATCTCAGGCTGTCGATCAAACGCGCCGGATCAACGCTCTGATCGCTGTCGCTTTGCAGAATCGCGCCAGCGATATTCACATGGAGCCTACCCAAGATGGTTTGAGAATTCGCTACCGCATCGATGGCATTTTGCGAGATATTAAAACCCTACCCCTCGAACTCAGCCGCAAGATAATTGTGGCACTCAAGGTGATGTGCGATATGGATATCGCCGAAAGCCGTCGTCCCCAAGACGGTCGCATCGGCAAGAACTACACATCCAGTGAAAATTTGGAACTGGGGCTGGATATGCGGGTTAGCACTCTACCCTGTGTCGGTGGAGAGAAAGCGGTCATCCGATTATTACCACGGGAAAACCCCTTCTCCGGACACATTGATAGTTTGGGATTTACACCAAGGGCGCTGAGCATTTATGAAACCTGGCTGCGGCAACCGCAAGGACTGGTAATTATGACTGGCCCCACTGGTTCTGGTAAGACCAGTACGCTCTACACTAGCTTGCAAATGGTGGCAACCGAGCAGGTCAATGTCTGTACTGTCGAAGATCCGGTGGAATATATTCTGCCCAATATCACCCAAACTCAGGTACACGAGGCGGCGGGTATGACCTTCGCAGCCGGCCTACGGGCAATCTTGCGTCAAGATCCGGATGTAATTATGGTGGGGGAAGTGCGCGATCCCGAAACGGCGGAAACCGTAATTCGCGCTGCGCTTACGGGGCACCTCGTACTCAGTACGATGCACACCAACGATGCCGCTAGTGCCATCCCGCGTTTGAAGGATTTAGGCCCCGATCCGGGCTTGATTAGCGATGCCTTACTTGGTATTGTGGCGCAACGCCTCGTGCGTAAGGTATGCAGATATTGCGCTCAACCGCATACACCCTCTAATGCAGAATTGCAGATTCTCGGTCTAGACCCTGCCGCGGCATCTCATAATTGGCAGCGGGGCAAGGGATGCGATCGCTGCTTTAATACAGGTTACTTAGGCAGAGAGGCAGTCGTCGAGCTAATCGATGTCAACGACTCCATTCGCCAGATTATCTACGAAGGGTCGATTACCCAAATGAACTATTACCTCAGCGAAGTGGAGTTTGATTCATTCCGGCTGGCGGCGATCGATAAGGTAAATAGCGGCATTACTACGGTAGAAGAAGTGCAGCGCGTACTGCCGCGCAGTGCTTTGCAATATAAGACCTCCCCGACACTGTTTCCGATCCAGCCACCAAATGTCAAATTGGTTAAGTAG
- a CDS encoding GDP-L-fucose synthase family protein, which translates to MISLENKRILVTGGAGFLGSLVVERLLAAGANKDLIAIPRSRDCDLRSLTNCEQAVRGQDIVIHLAAHVGGIGLNREKPAELFYDNSIMGTQLIHAAYEAGVKKFVCVGTICAYPKFTPVPFHEDDLWNGYPEETNAPYGIAKKALLVQLQSYRQQYGFNGIYLLPVNLYGPADNFNPLSSHVIPALIRKVYEAEQRNEAQIFVWGDGTPTREFIYADDAARGIVMGTQSYDEGDPVNLGTGYEISIRDLIELICELMEYKGEIVWQTDKPNGQPRRCLDIERAKAKFGFTAQMDFREGLGHTIAWYRQHADQIDSGTLV; encoded by the coding sequence ATGATTTCCCTAGAAAATAAGCGAATACTGGTAACAGGTGGTGCGGGCTTTTTAGGCTCCCTCGTGGTAGAGCGACTGCTTGCCGCTGGAGCTAACAAAGATCTGATTGCAATTCCGCGATCTCGCGATTGCGACCTGCGATCGCTTACTAACTGCGAGCAGGCAGTACGCGGTCAAGACATCGTAATTCACCTCGCCGCCCATGTCGGTGGCATTGGTTTGAATCGTGAAAAACCAGCGGAGTTGTTCTACGACAACTCGATCATGGGGACGCAGCTAATTCACGCCGCCTACGAAGCAGGGGTAAAGAAATTTGTCTGTGTCGGTACAATTTGCGCCTACCCCAAGTTCACTCCCGTACCATTCCATGAGGACGATCTGTGGAACGGCTATCCTGAGGAAACTAACGCACCCTATGGGATTGCTAAGAAGGCTCTGTTGGTGCAGTTGCAATCCTATCGCCAACAGTATGGGTTTAATGGTATCTATCTCTTGCCGGTAAATCTCTACGGGCCAGCGGATAATTTTAATCCACTTAGCTCACATGTTATTCCGGCATTGATCCGCAAGGTGTATGAAGCAGAGCAACGTAATGAGGCTCAAATTTTCGTTTGGGGTGATGGCACGCCAACGCGCGAATTTATCTATGCGGATGATGCGGCACGCGGTATTGTCATGGGCACTCAATCCTACGACGAGGGCGATCCGGTTAATCTGGGTACTGGCTACGAAATCTCTATCCGCGATCTGATCGAACTCATCTGCGAACTGATGGAATATAAGGGCGAAATCGTCTGGCAGACTGATAAGCCCAACGGTCAGCCCCGTCGCTGTTTGGATATCGAACGCGCTAAGGCCAAATTTGGGTTTACGGCCCAAATGGATTTCCGGGAAGGGCTGGGTCATACGATCGCCTGGTATCGACAGCACGCCGACCAGATCGACTCTGGGACTTTAGTGTAG
- a CDS encoding ParA family protein, whose product MQPLSSIKVLAVINGKGGVGKTTTAINLAAAFAEHKKVLLVDADPQGSASWWGDRNANGIGFDIARDHNPDNLAQLPQFKSYDLVVVDTPPALRSEALTAVVAIADYLVLPTPPAPLDLAALIETVKETVVPADVAHRVLLTRVDPRSLNEALEAQNTLMEVGIPACHAFVRAYKAHERAALEGKTILQWRGKNAREAEADYRRVADELQRDWTVKR is encoded by the coding sequence GTGCAACCACTTTCTTCTATCAAAGTTCTAGCAGTCATCAACGGCAAGGGTGGAGTCGGTAAGACCACTACGGCGATTAATTTGGCGGCGGCATTTGCCGAGCATAAAAAGGTACTTCTAGTTGATGCCGACCCCCAAGGTTCGGCATCCTGGTGGGGCGATCGCAACGCCAACGGTATTGGCTTTGACATTGCGCGAGATCATAATCCAGATAATCTCGCGCAATTACCGCAGTTTAAAAGTTACGACCTGGTCGTAGTCGATACGCCCCCCGCTCTGCGTTCTGAAGCTTTGACAGCGGTGGTAGCGATCGCTGACTATTTAGTACTACCAACTCCCCCCGCCCCCCTGGATTTAGCCGCACTGATCGAGACGGTAAAAGAGACGGTAGTGCCTGCGGATGTGGCGCATCGAGTGCTATTGACGCGGGTCGATCCGCGCAGCCTCAACGAGGCATTAGAAGCACAAAATACGCTGATGGAGGTGGGCATTCCTGCCTGTCATGCTTTTGTCCGTGCCTACAAAGCCCACGAGCGCGCCGCACTGGAAGGTAAAACCATTTTGCAATGGCGGGGCAAAAACGCGCGGGAGGCAGAAGCAGACTATCGGCGCGTTGCCGACGAACTACAACGAGATTGGACTGTAAAACGATGA
- a CDS encoding Rpn family recombination-promoting nuclease/putative transposase: MRTDTLFFQLFQTFHSLLFELIEQPVSTADGYEFVSAEVKEKAFRFDGIFLPDVVDKPIIFIEVQFQPKPDFYWAFTSEIFLYLNQYQPEQDWQAVAIFARRSYDPGELPHFRELLQSDRIVRVYLEDWLDRQTSSLGIAIVQLILASEASAPDLAKQLAVQVEQSTTSLLRAEVVEFIETVLVYKFPLLNRKEIEAMFTIDDLKHTRVYQDAKLEGMQQGMQQGMQQGQAALLLRLLDRKFSSLSQELRSQVETLSTTQLESLAEAILDFDLVTDLEAWLQKQ, translated from the coding sequence ATGAGGACGGATACGCTTTTCTTTCAATTATTTCAGACTTTTCACAGTTTGCTTTTCGAGTTAATCGAGCAGCCAGTATCCACTGCTGACGGCTACGAGTTCGTCTCAGCCGAGGTAAAAGAGAAAGCTTTTCGCTTCGATGGCATCTTCTTGCCAGATGTGGTAGATAAGCCGATCATTTTCATAGAAGTACAGTTTCAGCCTAAACCAGATTTCTACTGGGCATTTACTTCGGAGATTTTTCTGTATCTCAACCAATATCAACCTGAACAAGATTGGCAAGCAGTGGCAATTTTTGCACGACGCAGTTACGATCCTGGGGAATTGCCTCATTTTCGTGAGTTGTTGCAGAGCGATCGCATTGTACGGGTTTATCTAGAAGATTGGCTCGATCGCCAAACCAGTTCTTTGGGTATAGCGATTGTGCAATTGATCTTGGCATCAGAGGCAAGCGCACCCGATCTTGCCAAACAGTTAGCTGTGCAGGTGGAACAAAGTACCACATCACTCCTGCGTGCAGAAGTAGTAGAATTTATTGAGACGGTTCTGGTCTATAAGTTTCCGCTGTTAAATCGTAAGGAGATTGAGGCAATGTTTACAATTGACGATTTAAAGCATACGCGGGTTTATCAGGATGCCAAGCTAGAGGGTATGCAGCAAGGTATGCAGCAAGGTATGCAGCAAGGACAGGCTGCACTGCTCCTACGATTACTCGATCGCAAATTTAGCTCTTTAAGTCAGGAGCTACGATCGCAAGTTGAAACACTCTCTACTACTCAACTGGAGAGCCTAGCGGAAGCAATTTTAGATTTCGATCTCGTTACCGATCTGGAAGCTTGGTTGCAAAAACAATAA